CCATTTCGATTAAGTCTTGCTTAGACAAGTTATTCCTTCCTCAACTCAACAATTTTTGTGTTCACTTACATGGGCAAGAGAACATATTTGTCGAAAAATATCAACAGTTTCTTAATATATCTTATCGAAATTTGGGTATAGATTTGAAAATGTGATAGGCAGGGGAAGACTGTTGTTGCCTTCCCCGATAGAGACTAGGCGATCGCCTGTTTCAATACTGTCGTGACTTCTTCTAGGGACTGATTTCCATTAATCATCAATAACTGTTGGCGATCGCGGTAATAGTCAATCAGAGGCGCAGTTTCCGAACGGTATACCTCCAATCGGCGACGAATCACTTCTTCAGTGTCATCTTTTCGCCCTCTTCCCAGTAAGCGTCCGACAACAATCTCATCGGGCACATCCAGGTTGACTACTTTTCCACCATCCTGGTTTAACTTTTGCAATAATTCATCCAGGAACACAGCTTGCTTGACAGTACGAGGGAAACCATCCAAAATCCAACCAGAATTAGTATCTGACTGTTGTAAACGTTCCTCAACCATATCCTGCACCAGTTGATCGGGAACTAACTCACCCCTATCCATGTAGCTTTGAGCTTTCACTCCCAGAGGTGTTTGTTCCTTCAAAGCTTGACGTAAGATATCACCCGTAGAAATATGGGGAATATTGAGGTCGTCTGCTAATGTCTGAGCCTGTGTGCCTTTGCCAGCTCCAGGAGGTCCCAAGAAGATAAGTCGCGTCACTATTGTTTCACCATTCCTTCGTAGCGCTGAGAGATAACGTAGGTTTGGATCTGTTTGGCAGTATCAATTGCTACGCCCACCAGAATTAACAAGGATGTAGCACCCAGACCTTTAAAAGTTGGTACTCCTAAAGCTTGTTCAATAGCAGTGGGAATAATCGCAATTAAACCCAAAAAGATAGCACCCAAGAAAGTCAATCGATTTGTCACCCGCTCAATATATTCACTTGTTGTCTTCCCTGGACGAATACCGGGAATACTAGAACCCATTTTTTTCAGGTTTTGGGCTACATCGACAGGATTGAGAATCAATGAAGAGTAAAAGTAGCTGAAAAAGACGATGGAAACTAGGTAAACCAGAGCATAAACCCAGGAACCAGAACCACTGGGGCTAAGATACGTGTTGATAATTCTTGTCAGTTCCGCATTTTTGGCGAAATTGACTATCATGAGGGGTAAGCTGAGAATGGCGGCAGCGAAAATGATCGGCATCACACCACCTTGGTTCAACCGCAGGGGTAGGTAGCTACGCTGTTCCGCAAAAATCCGCCGACCAACTTGACGACGAGCCGAGATAATTGGGATGCGACGGATACCTTCTTGAACGAAGACAATGCCCACGATGGTTAACAGGAAGAGTACCAAGAGGACAATTACCCGACCAATGGTTTCCCGACTTCCGCTCTGGACAAAATCAATGGTGTCACCCAGAGATTTTGGTAAGGTTGCCACAATGTTGACAAAAATCAACAAAGATGCACCATTTCCAACACCTCGCTCGGTAATTAACTCCGATGCCCACATGACGAACATAGAGCCAGCCACCAGGGCGATCGCAGTTTCCGCGATAAACACTGGACCATAGTTCAAAGCATAGTCTTTCAGAAAGAATGCAGCCAGAAAAGTGCTTTGTAGAGCTGCCCAACCAACAGATACATAACGGGTAATTTGGGAAATTTTCCGTCTTCCTGCTTCCCCTTCATTTTTCTGTAAATTTTCTAAAGCTGGGATTGCGGCAGTGAGCAACTGGATAATGATAGAGGCATTAATATAGGGCAAAATCCCTAACGCGAACACCCCTAAAGCAGACAGTCCGCCTCCCGAAAAAATATCCAAAAAGTTTACTATCTGATTATTGTTTTGGATGGCTGCGGCAAACTTCTCGCGGTTAATCCCTGGTATGGGGATATGGATACCCATACGAATCAAAACCAGAATACCGAGTGTGACAAGCAGCCGACCTCTAAGTCCTGCTGCTTGTGCCATCTGCATAAAAGTTTCTTGAGCGGTTGGCGGTTTATCTCGACTTATCATAGAGGGCTACCTTGAAGTATGAACCAGGCGCTGGCTGGGCTGGCACTTAATATCCCTGTTGTGCCGTTCTGGC
The Calothrix sp. 336/3 DNA segment above includes these coding regions:
- a CDS encoding adenylate kinase; its protein translation is MTRLIFLGPPGAGKGTQAQTLADDLNIPHISTGDILRQALKEQTPLGVKAQSYMDRGELVPDQLVQDMVEERLQQSDTNSGWILDGFPRTVKQAVFLDELLQKLNQDGGKVVNLDVPDEIVVGRLLGRGRKDDTEEVIRRRLEVYRSETAPLIDYYRDRQQLLMINGNQSLEEVTTVLKQAIA
- the secY gene encoding preprotein translocase subunit SecY, which gives rise to MISRDKPPTAQETFMQMAQAAGLRGRLLVTLGILVLIRMGIHIPIPGINREKFAAAIQNNNQIVNFLDIFSGGGLSALGVFALGILPYINASIIIQLLTAAIPALENLQKNEGEAGRRKISQITRYVSVGWAALQSTFLAAFFLKDYALNYGPVFIAETAIALVAGSMFVMWASELITERGVGNGASLLIFVNIVATLPKSLGDTIDFVQSGSRETIGRVIVLLVLFLLTIVGIVFVQEGIRRIPIISARRQVGRRIFAEQRSYLPLRLNQGGVMPIIFAAAILSLPLMIVNFAKNAELTRIINTYLSPSGSGSWVYALVYLVSIVFFSYFYSSLILNPVDVAQNLKKMGSSIPGIRPGKTTSEYIERVTNRLTFLGAIFLGLIAIIPTAIEQALGVPTFKGLGATSLLILVGVAIDTAKQIQTYVISQRYEGMVKQ